Proteins encoded in a region of the Paenibacillus pedocola genome:
- the xerS gene encoding tyrosine recombinase XerS, giving the protein MSIQKNSDRKNLDQRLHLMPWFVQQFIDYKRPDLSPSTLLEYIRDYESFFGWLRAEGLSAADSIANITLLDLETLHMDSITGYRLHLTTRAEGTNTRVTVSRKLSALRSLFHYLSQIAEDENFYPLLKRNIMAKVEIKRIHKPKDTAAKLKGKILEDEELLEFVGYIYEGYGRDVEANKQAYYSFQLNRERDACIASLILNSGLRVSEVVNLNIDDLDINNKLLYVYRKGNNDETFKTPVYFREQAKDDLALYLSLRQTRYKTPKREKALFIALPNGSQEGKRMTKRAIQEMIIKYAKRFGKPYLTVHKLRHSFATDYYLQNDIYKTKEQLGHASTETTEVYAHLTDKTMSEAIERRVES; this is encoded by the coding sequence ATCAGCATTCAAAAGAACAGCGACCGTAAAAATCTTGATCAAAGGCTGCATCTCATGCCCTGGTTTGTTCAGCAATTCATAGACTATAAACGCCCTGATCTGTCACCCTCTACCCTTCTGGAATACATCCGTGATTATGAATCATTTTTCGGCTGGTTAAGGGCTGAGGGTCTGTCTGCTGCGGACAGCATTGCTAACATCACCCTGCTTGATCTGGAAACGCTGCATATGGATAGTATCACAGGCTACCGCCTGCATTTGACAACACGTGCCGAAGGGACTAATACCCGGGTGACAGTCTCCCGTAAGCTCTCTGCCCTGCGCTCCCTGTTCCATTATCTCAGCCAGATTGCCGAAGATGAGAATTTCTACCCGCTGTTAAAGCGTAATATTATGGCCAAGGTTGAGATCAAGCGGATTCATAAGCCCAAGGATACCGCTGCCAAGCTGAAAGGAAAAATCCTGGAGGATGAAGAGCTGCTGGAGTTCGTCGGCTATATCTATGAAGGCTATGGACGGGATGTAGAAGCCAATAAGCAGGCTTATTATTCCTTCCAGCTGAACCGTGAACGGGATGCCTGTATAGCCAGTCTGATTCTGAACTCCGGGCTACGTGTATCCGAGGTAGTCAATTTGAACATCGATGACCTGGATATTAATAATAAGCTGCTCTATGTATACCGCAAAGGAAATAACGATGAAACCTTCAAGACACCGGTTTATTTCCGTGAGCAGGCCAAGGACGATCTTGCACTCTATTTAAGTCTGCGCCAGACACGCTACAAAACGCCAAAACGGGAAAAGGCCCTGTTCATCGCTCTGCCAAACGGCAGCCAGGAAGGTAAACGTATGACTAAACGGGCCATCCAGGAGATGATCATCAAATATGCCAAACGGTTTGGCAAACCTTATTTAACAGTTCATAAGCTTCGCCACTCATTCGCTACAGACTATTATCTGCAAAATGATATCTACAAAACCAAAGAGCAGCTTGGACATGCCTCAACAGAAACGACAGAGGTTTATGCCCATCTTACAGACAAAACGATGTCTGAAGCAATTGAGCGGCGTGTGGAAAGCTGA
- a CDS encoding 3D domain-containing protein: protein MKIRFSAITAFAAAIGISALLQAAPAQADSVHTAGAGTTYYTLSNYYGISMDKIMNANPGVSATNIYPGLNLTIPGITSPKLVAQAATASKASIITAAGLTVEAATNTVQAWGKEFSYDKVLQVKASAYSSAASENGEWGAVDYFGNPLKLGTIAVDPSVIPLGTKVLVTGHSHPGLPKQAFLATATDMGSAIKGNRIDIFIPGSQSSVAEFGFQYVNLYIIE from the coding sequence ATGAAAATCAGATTCAGCGCCATAACCGCATTTGCTGCGGCCATCGGGATCAGTGCTTTGCTGCAGGCAGCACCCGCCCAGGCTGATAGCGTACATACCGCAGGAGCAGGTACAACCTATTATACTCTATCCAACTATTATGGCATAAGCATGGACAAAATTATGAACGCCAACCCGGGGGTTTCCGCCACAAATATTTATCCGGGTCTGAACCTGACCATCCCCGGCATCACTTCGCCGAAATTGGTTGCCCAGGCAGCTACAGCTTCCAAAGCTTCCATTATCACAGCAGCAGGGTTGACTGTGGAAGCGGCAACGAATACAGTCCAGGCTTGGGGTAAGGAATTCAGCTATGATAAAGTGCTGCAGGTCAAAGCTTCCGCTTATTCCTCTGCAGCCAGTGAGAACGGCGAATGGGGTGCCGTCGATTATTTCGGCAATCCGCTGAAGCTCGGCACTATTGCTGTTGATCCTAGTGTGATCCCGCTCGGCACCAAAGTACTGGTAACCGGCCATTCACACCCGGGTCTGCCAAAGCAGGCGTTTCTTGCCACTGCTACAGATATGGGAAGCGCGATCAAAGGCAACCGGATTGATATCTTTATCCCCGGCAGCCAGAGCTCGGTAGCGGAGTTTGGATTCCAATACGTGAATCTGTATATTATTGAATAA
- a CDS encoding cupin domain-containing protein encodes MKISKQNAEHYTWGDLCDGWHLVKNNNLSVIHERMPANTAEVKHYHQEARQFFFVLSGTATLEIAGTEIVLNPQEGIEVHPLVPHQIFNTSGAEVEFLVISTPPSKGDRIVVE; translated from the coding sequence ATGAAAATAAGCAAGCAAAATGCGGAACACTATACATGGGGAGACCTATGCGATGGCTGGCATCTTGTTAAAAATAATAATCTGAGTGTAATTCATGAAAGAATGCCCGCAAACACGGCGGAAGTGAAGCATTATCATCAGGAAGCCCGGCAATTTTTCTTTGTACTCTCAGGTACGGCTACTCTCGAAATAGCGGGTACGGAAATTGTGCTTAACCCGCAAGAGGGAATCGAGGTTCATCCATTGGTCCCGCATCAGATATTTAATACATCAGGCGCAGAAGTAGAATTCCTGGTCATTTCTACGCCTCCAAGCAAAGGTGACCGGATCGTGGTTGAATAA
- a CDS encoding DUF350 domain-containing protein, translating into MDFHTLVSMVVWTVSGAVLLFVLMFVDSLFTRYNDLEELKAGNMAVTTRFVLKLVAQGYILSSSIAASSRLGDALVVSIVSFWMLFILEKSVELLLGKWATIDLDHGTRLGKIGYGLLAGSLHVTGALIIAAFIRG; encoded by the coding sequence ATGGATTTCCATACTCTGGTGTCCATGGTTGTGTGGACGGTGAGCGGCGCAGTGCTGCTTTTTGTGCTGATGTTCGTGGATTCGCTGTTTACCCGTTATAACGATCTGGAGGAATTGAAAGCAGGCAATATGGCGGTTACCACCCGGTTTGTGCTGAAACTCGTGGCGCAAGGCTACATCTTATCGTCCTCTATTGCCGCATCGAGCCGTTTGGGAGATGCACTTGTGGTCTCCATAGTCTCCTTCTGGATGCTGTTTATCCTCGAAAAGTCTGTAGAGCTGCTGCTTGGCAAATGGGCTACTATTGACCTTGACCACGGAACCCGGCTGGGCAAAATAGGCTACGGGCTGCTGGCCGGCTCGCTGCATGTAACAGGTGCTCTAATTATCGCGGCTTTCATCCGCGGATAG
- a CDS encoding polysaccharide deacetylase family protein, which translates to MEHLLKNRKLYILAGLFFILFSPAAYPGPASASIPASQETSGYEQQQAVEKDKPQVMPANASTQAAARRNKRNKNLTLNQLLKKYPETILTQGPRNRMIALTFDDVPDPRFTPQLLDVLRKYHVKATFFVVGSRAEKHPALIARIVREGHVIGNHSYNHPQFGKIGMNEFRTQIIRTENIISALAGYKPRLIRPPYGDISESQLKWAKARGYKLVNWNVDSLDWRSLPKAQVRNNIVAHAGKGAIILQHGGGGRGSNLQGTIQALPEVITIMRKRGYTFVTVPQMLQLPKNK; encoded by the coding sequence ATGGAGCATCTGTTAAAGAACCGGAAACTCTATATTCTTGCCGGACTGTTCTTTATTCTGTTCAGCCCTGCGGCTTACCCGGGACCCGCTTCAGCCAGCATACCTGCAAGTCAGGAGACATCAGGATATGAACAGCAGCAGGCTGTGGAAAAGGACAAACCGCAGGTTATGCCGGCAAACGCCTCCACTCAAGCTGCGGCACGGCGGAATAAACGGAATAAAAACCTGACACTCAACCAGCTGCTGAAGAAATACCCGGAAACGATCCTGACCCAAGGACCGCGGAACAGAATGATCGCGCTGACCTTTGACGATGTGCCGGATCCGCGGTTTACCCCTCAATTACTGGATGTCCTCCGGAAATACCATGTAAAAGCTACCTTTTTCGTTGTCGGGAGCCGGGCGGAAAAACATCCTGCGCTTATTGCCCGGATCGTCCGGGAGGGGCATGTAATCGGCAACCATTCCTATAACCATCCCCAGTTCGGAAAAATAGGCATGAATGAATTCCGTACCCAGATTATCCGCACCGAAAATATCATTTCGGCCCTGGCCGGGTATAAGCCAAGACTGATACGACCGCCTTACGGCGATATCAGCGAATCCCAGCTGAAATGGGCCAAAGCCCGCGGGTACAAGCTGGTGAACTGGAATGTAGATTCACTGGACTGGAGGAGCCTGCCCAAAGCACAGGTCCGGAACAATATTGTAGCGCATGCTGGGAAAGGTGCTATTATTCTGCAGCACGGCGGAGGCGGCCGGGGAAGCAATCTGCAGGGCACGATCCAAGCGCTTCCGGAAGTGATCACCATTATGCGTAAAAGAGGGTATACTTTTGTTACAGTTCCTCAAATGCTGCAGCTTCCTAAGAATAAATAG
- the mobB gene encoding molybdopterin-guanine dinucleotide biosynthesis protein B, with product MKRLGRRTRLRGNTGKREQRNGIQRGNVQLPAVFQVVGYKNSGKTTLICALIPLLKQRGCSVAVIKHDAHNYDMDHHGTDTWKQRQAGAAAVAITNNTRTSVIEERGSSLSKLIADFSGYDYVIVEGFKQEAYPKIVLLHSDEDRILLKQASNIAAIAVWETMEQAAITENWHDKLFSINDSEGIANLLWEQRSDFQNFNI from the coding sequence ATGAAGCGACTTGGGAGAAGGACAAGACTCAGGGGAAATACCGGTAAGAGAGAGCAGCGGAACGGCATACAGCGGGGAAATGTTCAGCTGCCGGCAGTTTTCCAGGTTGTCGGGTACAAGAACAGCGGGAAGACGACGCTGATTTGTGCTCTGATTCCCTTGCTGAAGCAAAGGGGCTGCAGTGTCGCTGTCATCAAGCATGATGCCCATAATTATGATATGGATCATCACGGAACAGATACCTGGAAGCAGCGTCAGGCAGGTGCGGCAGCGGTTGCTATAACGAATAATACCCGGACTTCTGTTATTGAAGAGCGGGGCTCCAGCTTATCCAAGCTGATTGCTGATTTCTCCGGCTATGATTATGTAATCGTTGAAGGATTCAAGCAGGAAGCGTATCCCAAAATTGTGCTTCTGCATAGCGATGAGGATCGAATCCTCCTCAAGCAAGCCAGTAATATCGCAGCAATCGCCGTCTGGGAGACGATGGAGCAGGCTGCCATCACGGAAAATTGGCATGACAAACTATTTAGTATCAACGATAGTGAAGGAATTGCCAACCTTTTGTGGGAACAACGATCTGATTTTCAAAATTTCAACATATGA
- a CDS encoding pentapeptide repeat-containing protein, whose product MSKTQDYSTYSAAEPPLNLRADCEHCFGLCCAALPFAVSADFAMDKAAGQPCHNLQADFRCGIHDRLRETGFRGCTVYDCFGAGQQVSGVTYGGIDWHQAPATAAQMFEVFPVMRQLHELLWYLTEALGWPAAGPIQHGIADMLTKTEQLTMLPPEALLELNVAAHRGEVNELLLRASELTREAVRRNLKQQPKRQKNYGRGADLIGAKLKGADLRCVSLRGAYLIAADLSGADLRAADLIGADFRDTNICGADLSSSLFLTQFQINAAKGDSSTKLPARLTAPTHWLD is encoded by the coding sequence TTGTCTAAGACTCAAGACTATTCAACTTATTCAGCGGCTGAACCGCCGCTAAATCTGCGTGCAGACTGCGAGCATTGCTTCGGGTTATGCTGTGCCGCCCTGCCCTTTGCCGTATCGGCTGACTTTGCCATGGACAAAGCAGCAGGCCAGCCCTGCCACAATCTGCAGGCGGATTTTCGCTGCGGGATTCATGACCGGCTCCGGGAGACTGGTTTTCGGGGATGTACGGTGTATGACTGTTTCGGCGCAGGACAACAGGTATCCGGCGTCACCTACGGAGGTATTGACTGGCATCAGGCTCCGGCCACGGCGGCTCAGATGTTCGAAGTTTTCCCGGTTATGCGGCAGCTTCATGAATTGCTGTGGTATTTAACTGAAGCACTGGGCTGGCCTGCGGCGGGTCCCATTCAGCATGGAATAGCTGATATGCTGACCAAGACAGAACAGCTCACCATGCTCCCGCCTGAGGCGCTGCTGGAGCTGAATGTTGCGGCCCACCGCGGAGAAGTCAATGAACTGCTGCTGCGGGCAAGCGAGCTTACCCGGGAGGCAGTTCGCCGCAACCTGAAGCAACAACCAAAACGCCAGAAAAATTACGGCCGCGGTGCCGATCTGATTGGAGCCAAGTTAAAAGGCGCCGATCTGCGCTGCGTCAGCCTGCGGGGAGCCTATCTCATTGCAGCCGATCTGAGCGGTGCAGATTTGCGGGCGGCCGACCTGATCGGTGCGGATTTCCGGGATACGAATATCTGCGGTGCCGACCTTTCTTCCAGCCTGTTCCTCACCCAGTTCCAGATTAATGCGGCTAAAGGAGATTCCTCCACAAAGCTGCCTGCAAGACTCACTGCTCCTACCCACTGGCTTGATTAG
- a CDS encoding molybdopterin molybdotransferase MoeA yields the protein MNNRDNMQDHKFQRKAIQVKEAQTRVMQYAKVLGIEEVPLSQSCGRYLAEPVNAPHPFPAFNRSGMDGYAIIAADTQECNAENPVWLEVIDNIPCGAVPSADLTPGTAARIMTGAQVPEGADAVVMIEITESRDRDGKTFVLLRKPQLSGSNITPRGFELKEGQLVLTAGRLIAAGDIAVLAAFGIHMVKVHRRPKVAIFATGSELLAVDEPLQPGKVRNSNSPMLEALVREAGGEAVMLGAIADDLELARSKVQMALETHDLVITTGGVSVGDYDIMGDLVREKTGEMLFNKVTMRPGSVTTAAVRGGKLLLALSGNPGACFVGFQLFARPVISLMLGAAQPLLPEWTAFMGADYTKVNNYTRFVRARLEIREGSIYAYPAGIDESSVMVTIKDSDCLIIVPPEARGLAAGDRVKVLKLPGEIVG from the coding sequence ATGAATAATAGAGATAATATGCAGGATCATAAATTTCAGCGCAAAGCGATACAGGTGAAGGAAGCGCAAACCCGGGTAATGCAATATGCCAAAGTGCTTGGGATAGAAGAGGTCCCGCTTAGCCAAAGCTGCGGGCGTTATTTGGCTGAACCGGTCAACGCCCCGCATCCGTTTCCGGCATTTAACCGTTCAGGTATGGATGGATACGCAATTATAGCCGCAGATACTCAGGAGTGTAATGCAGAGAATCCGGTATGGCTGGAAGTCATAGATAACATTCCCTGCGGAGCTGTACCTTCAGCAGATCTTACTCCCGGAACCGCTGCACGTATTATGACCGGAGCTCAGGTGCCGGAAGGTGCAGATGCAGTGGTAATGATCGAAATCACAGAAAGCAGAGATAGGGACGGGAAGACCTTCGTCTTACTCCGTAAACCGCAGCTGTCTGGAAGCAACATCACACCGCGCGGCTTTGAATTGAAGGAAGGCCAGTTGGTACTTACGGCCGGCCGTTTAATAGCTGCGGGTGATATCGCAGTGCTGGCTGCTTTTGGGATTCACATGGTGAAGGTGCATCGCCGGCCGAAAGTAGCGATTTTTGCAACCGGGTCTGAGCTTTTGGCGGTAGATGAACCGCTTCAGCCCGGTAAAGTCCGCAACAGCAATTCACCGATGCTGGAAGCGCTCGTACGGGAGGCCGGAGGGGAGGCAGTGATGCTTGGAGCGATCGCTGATGACCTGGAGCTGGCCCGCAGTAAGGTGCAGATGGCGCTGGAAACGCATGATCTCGTCATTACAACAGGCGGTGTGTCCGTTGGTGACTATGACATTATGGGCGATCTGGTCCGGGAAAAAACAGGCGAAATGCTCTTTAACAAAGTTACTATGCGCCCGGGGAGCGTCACGACAGCTGCAGTGCGGGGCGGGAAGCTGCTGCTGGCACTATCCGGCAATCCGGGGGCTTGTTTTGTCGGGTTTCAGCTTTTTGCCCGGCCGGTCATTTCACTGATGCTAGGAGCTGCGCAGCCGCTTTTGCCGGAATGGACCGCGTTTATGGGTGCGGATTATACCAAAGTGAACAACTATACCCGGTTTGTCCGTGCCCGGCTGGAAATCCGTGAAGGCAGCATTTACGCCTATCCCGCTGGAATCGATGAATCGTCAGTCATGGTAACGATTAAAGACAGTGACTGTCTGATCATCGTCCCGCCGGAAGCACGCGGACTGGCGGCAGGAGATCGGGTGAAGGTATTGAAATTGCCTGGTGAGATTGTTGGGTAG
- a CDS encoding DUF4178 domain-containing protein, with amino-acid sequence MSIWKRIGNIFSKPQAPAAPKSMLNLAPGDICEVSLVTYEVTGRTQTSGRNAVVLTLRDGSRIAYLYIEEREQLQYSLYQPIDGRLDNPAEVPATLELDDYTYFLEEEYEGYATVTGQTPYMNGGTQHVWQYQSDEYRLLRVEWQNGRFMLYEGEKVIPADVRVIRAS; translated from the coding sequence TTGAGCATCTGGAAACGAATCGGAAATATCTTCTCCAAACCCCAGGCACCGGCTGCGCCGAAAAGCATGCTGAACCTCGCTCCCGGTGATATTTGTGAGGTTTCGCTGGTAACCTATGAGGTAACCGGACGGACGCAGACAAGCGGCCGCAACGCAGTCGTATTAACATTGCGTGACGGAAGCCGGATTGCTTATCTATATATTGAAGAGCGGGAACAGCTCCAGTACAGCCTCTATCAGCCCATTGACGGGCGGTTGGATAATCCTGCAGAAGTTCCGGCCACGCTGGAGCTGGATGACTATACCTATTTTCTTGAGGAAGAATACGAAGGGTATGCGACTGTCACAGGCCAGACTCCTTATATGAATGGCGGAACACAGCATGTGTGGCAGTATCAGTCAGATGAGTACCGGCTGCTGAGGGTAGAGTGGCAGAACGGGCGGTTTATGCTCTATGAAGGGGAAAAGGTCATTCCGGCTGATGTACGGGTCATCCGCGCGTCGTAA
- a CDS encoding PspA/IM30 family protein has translation MSIFKRLRDLTMSNVNAIIDKAEDPVKMTDQYIRDMTEDLEDAEKAVAAQIAIEKKFKQLYEEQEALVAKRNQQAHTAAQAGNADLARRALEEKKAAEVKLVEYKTSFDQNKASADNLRAKLEEMRKQLTQMKNKRETLVARYNAAKAQTEINKAMSGFSSDSASAGLKRMEDKMLQAEAQAEASNEMSSGNKSLDDEFENLNKDKAVEDELAALMKQYEKQ, from the coding sequence ATGTCTATATTTAAACGATTGCGTGATCTGACCATGTCTAACGTCAATGCGATTATTGACAAAGCAGAAGATCCAGTAAAGATGACCGACCAGTACATCCGGGATATGACCGAAGATCTGGAAGATGCTGAAAAGGCGGTTGCCGCCCAAATCGCCATCGAGAAGAAATTCAAGCAGCTGTACGAAGAACAGGAGGCACTGGTAGCCAAGCGTAACCAGCAGGCCCATACCGCTGCTCAGGCAGGTAATGCCGATCTGGCCCGCCGCGCCCTGGAAGAGAAGAAAGCCGCAGAGGTCAAGCTTGTTGAATATAAGACGAGCTTCGATCAGAACAAAGCATCTGCTGACAACCTGCGCGCCAAGCTGGAGGAAATGCGGAAACAGCTCACGCAGATGAAGAACAAACGTGAAACTTTGGTAGCCCGTTACAATGCTGCCAAGGCGCAGACCGAGATTAACAAAGCAATGAGCGGATTCAGCTCCGATTCGGCTTCTGCCGGATTGAAACGGATGGAAGACAAGATGCTTCAAGCCGAAGCGCAAGCCGAAGCCAGCAACGAAATGAGCTCAGGCAACAAATCGCTGGACGATGAATTCGAGAACCTTAACAAGGATAAGGCTGTAGAAGACGAGCTGGCTGCCCTGATGAAGCAGTACGAGAAACAATAA
- a CDS encoding NADH:flavin oxidoreductase/NADH oxidase, whose translation MSDLFSPYELKALVLKNRVVMPPMCQYAVESQDGTPNDWHFVHYVSRAVGGAGFIIVEMSGVHPDGRITSKDTGIWSDEQIGAYRRITDAVHSYGAKIAIQLGHAGRKALDADPPVAPSAIPFDERSKTPLALAGEGIAEMVAAYREGARRAVEAGFDTVEIHGAHGYLIHQFHSPLTNIREDEYGADPILFGEQVVQAVKEVLPPEMPLLMRVSAKEYVEGGYNEAYALEFCRRYKAAGVDIFHVSSGGEGPIGSNGGPNAGPAYQVDLAEYIRSGLQVPVIAVGRLDDFAEAQAVIAEKKAELVAIGRGMLSDPYWTLHAQEALGGIDKENVPGPYERGIWKRK comes from the coding sequence ATGTCTGATTTATTTAGTCCATATGAATTAAAGGCGCTGGTCCTGAAAAACCGGGTAGTGATGCCGCCGATGTGCCAGTATGCGGTGGAAAGCCAGGACGGCACGCCGAATGACTGGCATTTCGTGCATTATGTCAGCCGGGCGGTAGGCGGTGCAGGTTTTATTATTGTAGAGATGAGCGGCGTGCATCCGGATGGCCGGATCACTAGTAAGGATACCGGGATTTGGAGCGATGAGCAGATCGGGGCCTACCGTAGAATAACAGACGCCGTACATTCCTACGGTGCCAAAATAGCAATCCAGCTAGGCCATGCCGGGCGCAAAGCGCTCGATGCCGATCCGCCTGTAGCCCCGTCGGCCATTCCATTCGATGAACGCTCCAAAACTCCGCTGGCCCTTGCCGGTGAAGGGATTGCCGAGATGGTCGCCGCATACCGGGAAGGGGCAAGAAGAGCGGTAGAGGCCGGATTTGATACAGTCGAGATTCATGGTGCGCACGGATATCTGATCCATCAGTTTCATTCCCCGCTAACGAATATAAGAGAGGATGAATACGGAGCTGATCCTATACTGTTCGGAGAACAGGTTGTCCAGGCCGTCAAAGAAGTGCTGCCGCCCGAAATGCCTTTGCTCATGAGAGTCTCCGCCAAGGAGTACGTGGAAGGCGGATATAATGAAGCTTATGCGCTGGAGTTCTGCCGGCGGTATAAGGCGGCCGGTGTAGATATATTCCATGTATCCTCAGGCGGCGAAGGCCCGATTGGCTCGAACGGGGGCCCTAATGCTGGGCCGGCCTATCAGGTGGATCTGGCAGAGTATATCCGCAGCGGCCTCCAGGTTCCGGTTATTGCCGTAGGGCGGCTTGATGACTTCGCCGAAGCACAGGCTGTGATAGCGGAGAAAAAGGCAGAGCTGGTGGCTATTGGCAGAGGGATGCTTAGCGATCCTTACTGGACACTTCATGCTCAGGAAGCCCTCGGGGGAATAGACAAAGAAAACGTGCCTGGGCCTTATGAACGCGGAATCTGGAAACGAAAATAG
- a CDS encoding dihydroorotate dehydrogenase codes for MPNTTATIAGVHFKNPIVMASGTFGFGKEYGKLYDVSLLGGISGKGLTLHAKAGNPGVRVYETASGMLNSVGLENPGVEAFLAKELPYWETLDTARIVNLGGNTLPDYVLGAELIQRDADQRALAGKPAVDMIELNISCPNVKEGGIAFGVKTPAAQEVVRAVRAATKLPLAVKLSPNAEDIAEMAEMCEAEGADAVSLINTISGMKIDVRRRSSVFNNLYAGLSGPAIKPVALRMVHQVAHRVSIPVIGMGGITSATDIIEFIMAGATVIQVGTYNFMNLRAGSSLVEELQQFMHEENISSLDEIRGIV; via the coding sequence ATGCCTAATACCACGGCAACTATTGCCGGTGTTCATTTTAAGAATCCGATTGTTATGGCTTCAGGCACGTTTGGCTTCGGCAAAGAATATGGCAAGCTCTATGATGTTTCACTGCTGGGAGGAATCTCCGGCAAAGGGCTGACTCTCCATGCCAAAGCCGGAAACCCTGGTGTCCGCGTGTATGAGACAGCTTCCGGTATGCTGAACAGTGTCGGCCTGGAAAATCCGGGAGTTGAAGCGTTTTTGGCCAAAGAGCTTCCTTATTGGGAGACGCTGGATACAGCCCGGATCGTGAATCTTGGCGGGAATACGCTGCCGGATTATGTACTGGGTGCTGAGCTTATTCAGCGTGATGCCGACCAGCGCGCCCTTGCGGGTAAGCCTGCGGTTGATATGATTGAACTTAATATTTCCTGTCCTAACGTCAAGGAGGGCGGTATCGCCTTTGGCGTGAAGACTCCGGCCGCACAGGAGGTTGTTCGCGCTGTAAGAGCTGCTACGAAGCTGCCCCTGGCTGTGAAGCTGTCACCGAATGCGGAAGACATCGCGGAGATGGCGGAAATGTGTGAAGCAGAAGGTGCGGATGCCGTATCGTTGATTAACACCATCTCCGGTATGAAGATCGATGTGCGCCGACGCAGCAGCGTGTTCAATAATTTGTACGCAGGCTTGTCCGGCCCGGCGATCAAACCGGTGGCTCTGCGCATGGTGCATCAAGTGGCACACCGTGTATCAATTCCCGTGATTGGCATGGGCGGCATTACTTCCGCTACGGATATCATTGAATTTATTATGGCCGGAGCTACGGTTATCCAAGTGGGAACTTATAACTTCATGAATTTGCGTGCAGGAAGCTCGTTAGTGGAAGAACTGCAGCAGTTCATGCATGAGGAGAATATCTCGTCACTGGACGAAATTCGCGGAATTGTTTAA
- a CDS encoding dihydroorotate dehydrogenase electron transfer subunit, whose product MATVISNERLVNGVYHLRVEGDYGGKMGQFYMLRAWGAYPLLSRPLSIHQVNDDGVEFLYHVVGEGTEIFAELTPGDKIQLEGPFGNGFPAVEGKVALIGGGIGIAPLYYCAKELQGSDIYLGFSREAFRTEAFRPLAAELTVDVGGLILDRVDFNSYDHIFVCGPHPMLKAAQLKGIAAEISGKRPNVYLSLENRMACGIGACLVCSVSCRDGQRKACADGPVFLAEEVLFHD is encoded by the coding sequence GTGGCGACGGTAATAAGTAACGAGCGGCTGGTTAACGGAGTATACCACCTTCGGGTTGAAGGGGATTACGGCGGAAAAATGGGTCAATTCTACATGTTGCGGGCATGGGGGGCCTATCCGTTGCTGTCCAGACCGCTCAGCATACATCAAGTGAACGATGATGGGGTCGAATTTCTATATCATGTGGTTGGAGAAGGTACTGAAATTTTTGCGGAATTGACTCCGGGGGACAAGATTCAGCTGGAAGGGCCGTTTGGCAATGGTTTTCCGGCCGTAGAAGGTAAAGTCGCCTTAATCGGCGGCGGAATCGGTATCGCCCCGCTCTATTATTGCGCCAAAGAGCTTCAAGGCAGTGATATATATCTTGGGTTCAGTAGGGAAGCCTTTCGTACGGAGGCCTTCCGTCCATTGGCCGCTGAGCTAACGGTGGACGTCGGCGGGCTGATTCTGGACCGTGTGGATTTCAACAGTTATGATCACATCTTCGTCTGTGGTCCGCATCCTATGCTGAAAGCTGCGCAATTGAAGGGTATTGCTGCCGAAATTTCCGGCAAACGTCCTAATGTGTATCTCTCCCTGGAGAACCGGATGGCCTGCGGAATCGGCGCTTGTCTGGTATGCAGCGTATCCTGCCGTGACGGACAGCGCAAAGCCTGCGCAGATGGACCTGTGTTCCTGGCAGAGGAGGTGCTTTTCCATGATTAA